DNA from Mycobacterium bourgelatii:
CGCCCGACAACGAGTTCCCGGGCAGCGACCCGGATATGGCGTTTCGCCAGTTGATCATGGAGGCCGGCGCGGACATTGCCATCCTGGAACCCGCCGCGTATCCGGCACGCATCCCGGAGGCCCAGCATGCGATGTCGGTCGCGCTGAACGACTGGCAGGCCAACCATTGGCTGGACAGCCACAACAACTGGCACCAACGGTGGCGGGGATCGATCTGTCTCGCCATCGAGGACCCGGAAGCGTCGGTTCGCGAAATCGAGCGCTGGGCCGGCCACCCCTACATGGCACAGATTTTGATCAAGGCCGAGCCGCGGCCGTCCTGGGGGAACCCGAAATACGACCCGATCTGGGCGGCTGCCACCAAGCACGACATCACGGTGAGCTGCCACCTGTCGCGCAGCCACTTCGAGGAGCTACCCACCCCCCCGGTGGGCTTCCCCAGCTACAACCACGACTTCATGGTCACCTACTCACTGCTGGCGGCCAACCAGGTGATGAGCCTGATCTTCGACGGCGTCTTCGACCGATTCCCGACGTTGCGCATCGTCTTCGTCGAGCACGCGTTCACCTGGATCCTGCCGCTGATGTGGCGCATGGACGCGATCTACGAGGCCCGAAAATCGCGGCTGGACATCAAGCGCAAGCCGTCGGAGTACGTCAAGAGCAACATCAAATTCACCACCCAACCGCTGGACTATCCCGAGGACAAGACCGAGTTGACTCGCGCGTTGGAATGGATGGAGTGCGACAAGATCCTGTTGTACTCGTCGGACTACCCGCACTGGACGTTCGACGACCCACGCTGGTTGGTCAAGCATCTGCCGAAAGCGGCCCGGGACGCCGTGATGTTCAAGAACGGCATCGCGACGTATCACCTCCCGGAAACCGTTCCGGTGCTCGAGGGTCAAGTTCGGGTTCACTGAGTTGGAAGAACAAGTAAAACGGCCCCGCCTCGCCCAGGGCCGCGAGCACGTTGTCGCAACGGTCGACGAGATCCCGCCCGGTACCCACAAATTGGTACCGATAGGGCGGCACGGCGTGGGTGTCTACAACGTCAACGGCAACTTCTACGCCATCGCGAATTACTGTCCACACCAAGGTGGTCCGTTGTGCTCGGGACGAGCGCGAGGACTGACCGCCGTCGACGAGACCGCCCCCGGAGATGCGGTGATGGTGCGCGACCTGGAATACATCTACTGCCCCTGGCATCAATGGGGTTTCGAGTTGGCGACGGGAACCACGGCGGTGAAACCGGAATGGAGCATCCGCACCTACCCGGTGCGCGTCGTGGGCAATGACGTGTTGGTGATGGCGTGACGACGCAACAGGAGAATCGCGTGTCCTCACTCGAGGTGAACGGTGGCCGGGTTGTCTACGAAATCCTGGGTGAGACCGGCGATCTCATCGCCCTGACACCGGGTGGTCGATTCAGCAAGGACATCGACGGCCTGCGCCCCCTGGCCGAGGCCCTCAGAGACGGCGGCTACCGCGTGCTGCTCTGGGACCGCCCCAACTGTGGCGCCTCCGACGTGCAGTTCTATGGACAGAGCGAATCACACATGCGCGCCGAAACTTTGCACAAACTGGTGACGGGGCTGGGGTTCGAGCGGTGCATCTTGGCCGGAGGATCCGGCGGCGCAAGGGATTCCATGCTGACCACGATGCTCTACCCGGATCTGGTCACCAAATTGGTCGTGTGGAACATCGTCGGCGGCATCTACGGCACCTTCGTGTTGGGCTCGTACTACATCATCCCGAACATTCTTGCGGTGCGCGGCACCGGAATGGACGGCGTGATCAAACTGCAGGAGTGGCGCGAGCGCATCGCACAGAATCCCGCCAACGAGAAGCGTTTTCTCGACTTCGACAAGGACGAGTTCCTCCAGGTGATGCTGCGTTGGCTCAACGCATTCGTGTCCAAGCCGGGCCAGACGATTCCCGGCGTCGACGACGAAATGTTCGACCGGATAAAGGTCCCCACGCTGATCATTCGTGGCGGGGAAAACGACCTGGATCACCCCAAGCGGACGTCACTGGAAGTCAGTTGCCTGATCAAGGGATCCAAACTCATCGACCCGCCCTGGCCCGAGGATGCGTGGGAGCGGGCATCCGAAGAACGCGCGTCGGGCAAGGTCAAGCACTTCAACATGTTCGACACGTGGGTGCTGGCGGCACCGGCGATCCTGGAATTCCTGGACTCCTAAGGGCCGCCGATGATCTCACCGCGTGCGAATGTGGACCTCGCAGTTCAGCGACGCCTCCAGCGCCGTGTGGATGCGGCTTTCCGGAACCCGCTCGAGGTCTTCTTCGCGCAGGGTCACATAGACGATGTCGTAGCCGTCGTTCCCGGGCTCGCGAATGATCTCACCGGTGAGTCCGAACCCGGCCAATACGCCGTGCGCGTCGTCATCGGTGCCGCGACTGACGAAGGTGACCACGCCCGGCACCGGAGAAGTGTTGAAGGCCTTGGCGCACAGTTCGATCGCGGTTTTCTTGGCGGATTCGACGTCGTCGCCGGTAACGAGCAGCTCCACAGCGCGGCTTACATCCCTGCGAGCCAGGTCGACGCCGACCTCGCTGACCAGCCTGAGGAGGACCGTCATGCCGTCGCGTAGTTCCTCGGCCGCCAGCACACGGTCTGGGTCGACATTGACCCGCACCACCGCCGTCCGCATGCGAGCTAGCCTAATCACCGTGGAAGTCGGCAAGCCATGAACACCACCGAAGCCGCCGTCAAGACGGCCGCCTGGCCGGGTTGTCCGCCCCGGCTGCTGCGGGAAAGTCTTGGACCAGAGGACCTAGCGGCGTATCGCGAGCAGGGTGGATATCTTGCGCTCACCGACGCCGAAATGCTGCTGAAGGAAATTGAATCCGGCGGATTGGTCGGCCGAGGCGGCGCCGCGTTTCCGCTGGGATTGAAGCTACGCGCGGTGCGGGACAACGGGCGGGTTGCCGGCGGTTCGGTGGTTGTCGCGAACGGCGAAGAGGGAGAACCGGCTTCGATCAAAGACCGCTGGCTGTTGCGCAACCGACCGCATCTGGTGCTGGACGGACTGCGCTTGGCCGCGGCGATCGTGGCCGCTGATCACGCCTACGTCTACGTGTCCGACCCGGATGCGGCGCACAGCGTCGAAGCCGCCCTCAACGAACTGGACTCGGACACCCTTGGCGGTGTCGGCGTCGAATTGCGGTCGGTGCAGCCGGGTTACGTGGCCGGTGAGGAAACCGCTGCTGTCCGCGCCATCAACGGCGGCCCGGCCAAACCGACCGACAAGCCGCCGCGCCCTTTCGAAGTGGGCGTCAACGGGCGGCCAACGCTGGTGAGCAATGTCGAAACCCTCGCCAATGTGCCCTACCTACAACGCCACGGCGCGACGGCGTTTCGCGCCCAGGGAACGGTGATGTCGCCGGGAACCTTTCTCGCCACCATCACCGGCGCCAACCGGCCCCCGATCCTGTATGAACTGCCGCACGGCCTGCCGTTCGCCGAACTGCTGGCATTGCACGGTGTTTCGGCTGAACAGGTGCGCGGCGTGTTGATGGGCGGCTACTTCGCCGGGCTACTCAATCGGGTGGTGCTGGATACCTCCCTCGACCACGAGACCATGCGGGGGCTTGGCAGCGGACTGGGCTGCGGCGCAATCTCTCTCATCACCGACGACTGCCCGGTCGCGGTCGCCGCTTCGGTGTTGGCATACTTCGACCGCGAAAACGCCGGTCAGTGCGGGTCATGTTTCAACGGCACGGCGGCCATGGCGGCCGTCGGCGGCGCGTTGCGGGATTTCGCGGCGACCTCCGAGGATCTGGAACGGCTGCGCCGATGGTCAGTGGTGTTGCGCGGACGCGGCGCGTGCGCAACCTTGGACGCCGCCACCAATGTCGCGGCGACGCTGCTCGACCAGTTCCCCGAAGAGGTGGCCCATCACCTCGACGGCACCTGCCCGGACTGCGCGAGTGGCGCGTTCCGCGCCGAGCGTCCCTACCAGGCCTCCGAGGCAGGAAAGGCGGTGCGCGACTTATGAAAATCCGCCTGGACCGCACCGTTTGCGACGGTTTCGGGCTGTGTGCCAAGCATGCACCCAACTATTTTTCGCTCGACGACTGGGGCTACGCGTGCGTGATCGGGGATGGCACCGTCGCACCGGCGGACCACGATGCGGTCATGCGGGCCCTGCTGGACTGCCCGGTGCATGCCATCACCGAAATCGGTGACCGCCAGCCCACGGTCACGCACCCGCCGGGCCCCGCTGCCGACGAAGATCCCGCCGAGCACCTCAAAACCGAAGCGAACGAGGCACAGTGGGGCTTTACCCGCTAGCCCGGTAGCCCGGGGTGTGCTTCAGCCGATCTGAATCTTGAGTACCTGGCCTTCGGAGAGTGCGTACAGGTAGCGGTCCTCGTTGTCTATCACCAGGTCGGCCACTTCCTTCCCGGCCTCGTAGAAAACCGTCTGACGGGATGAGCCGGCCGCCAGGTTGACGATTCGGTGATTGTTGCGGTCGGCGACGTAGACGTTGCCGTTGCGGTCCACCGCCACCCCGGTCGGGCAATTGAGGCCGGTGAACGGCAGCACCGTCGGGGATTTCGAACCTGCCGCAAGCTTGAGCACCCGGTTGCTGGAGAAGTCGACGACGTACAGGGCGCCAGCGGGGTCCAACGCCAGAGCCTGAGGCATTTTGAGGTTCTGGAACGGCAGCACGGTCGCCGCGCCGGCACCCGCGGCCAGCTTCAACACCCGGCGGCCGTAACTGTCGGAGACGAAGACGTTGCCGCCCTGATCGACCTTCACGTCGGTTGGGCCCTTGAGGCCTTTGAAGGGCAGCTCGGTGGGTTTGGACGAGCCGGCCTTGAGTTGCAACACCCGATTCTGGACGTAATCGACCACGTAGACGGCGCCCTTGCGATCCACCGCGATCCCGCTGGGTTGTTTGAGCCCTTTGAACGGCAGCGCCGTCGGGTTGGACGACCCGGCCACCAACTCCGAGATTTGGCCGTCGCTGTCAGCGATGAAAACGGCGCCCGAGCTGTCCACCGCAATCGCCGACCCGACCTCCAGCGTGGGCAACGGCAGCGCGACCGGGGGCGCCAACGGCGCCGACGGCGGTCCCGACGACATCGGGGCAGACGACCGCGAACTCGCCTGCGTACTTGGGACATTGGAGCCACCGCCAGATGTAGCGACAGCCAGTACTACGACGAGGATCACCGCGATGACGACGGCGGCGGCGACGCCGGCAAAAAGTGCAAGCTTCGCGTTCCGCGACATTCCCGGCTGCGGGGGCGGTGGCGCGAAGTGTTGCGGTTGCGGGTACGGCACCGGACCGTAAGGCGGCCACTGGGGCGGCGGCTCGCTGCCGTACGGCTGCGGGGGCGCCGGTGCTGGTGGCGGCGCACCGAACATCGGCGGGCCCGGGGGTGGCACAGGCGTGTTCGGGTAGTGACCGAACGGTGTCCCCTCTTCCAACGACCCTCCCCGTTTGTTCGCTGTGGACCACCCTAAGGAAATCGGCGATCCGTCGCCACGCAACCCGGCAAAGGACGAGCGGCCGGAGCACGGCCACGCCGCGGCGCTGCCTGGTACACGCCACTTGACGGGTGATAACGTAATTCTCAGTTTCGCATAACGGTCCTACCACCCCAGCCCGCGGAGGTGACGTGTCGGCGAACCCCGGACGCCCGCTGCCCCTTATCACCGACCAGAACGAATTCTTTTGGACTTCGGGAGCCGACGGCACGCTCAAATTTCAGGAGTGCCGGGCTTGTGCGTCGCTGATCCATCCGCCCGCCCCGGTGTGCCGCTACTGCCGTTCCCGGGACATCGGCGTACGAGCGGTGTCGGGGAAGGCGACGCTGTCCGGGTTCACCGTGAACCACCGGTTCAGCCTGCCGGCGCTGCCGGCCCCCTACGTCGTCGCGCAGGTGGCGATCGTCGAGGATCCCCGGGTTCGGCTGACCACCAACATCGTCGACAGCGATCCCGACCAACTGGAAATCGGCCAACCATTGGAGGTCGTCTTCGAGCAGGTCGAGGACGTCTGGCTGCCACTGTTTCGGCCAACGGCGGACGAGGAGCCCGGCCCGTTGCCGGTCGACGAGATCGCCCCGGAGCGCTTCGGCGAGTACGTGCGCCCCATGCTCACGACGGAGAAGTTCGAGGACAAGGTCGCGATCACCGGCATCGGCATGTCGCCGATAGGTCGCCGATTGATGGTGCCGCCGCTGTCCCTGACGGTCCAGGCCTGCGAAGCCGCTGTCGCCGATGCCGGGCTGACGTTGGACGACATCGACGGCCTGTCCACGTACCCCGGAGGCGGCAACCTCGGCGGGTTCGCCGAAGGCGGGGTTACCGCGCTCGAGGCGGCGTTGGGTATCCGGCCGGCGTGGCACAACGGCGGCATGGAGACCTTCGGGCCCGGCGGCTCGGTGATCGCCGCAATGCTCGCGGTCGCAAGCGGCCTGGCCCGTCATGTGTTGTGCTTCCGAACCCTGTGGGAAGCGACCTTCAACGAGCTGATGAAGCAGGGCAAGATCACCCCACCATTCGGTGGGGGCCGCACCGACAGCTGGCAGTATCCGTTCGGCGCCACCTCGGCCGCACACACCCTGGCGATCAATGCCCAGCGGCACTTCCACCGTTACGGCACAACGAAAGAGACGCTTGGCTGGATCGCGCTGAACCAACGTGCCAATGCCGAGCTCAACCCGACCGCGGTCTACCAGTCGCCGATGACGATGGAGGACTACCTCAACGCGCGGCCGATCACCACGCCGTTCGGCCTCTACGACTGCGACGTTCCGTGTGACGGTGCGATCGCCGTGATCGTCTCGGCCGTTGACGCCGCACGCGATCTCGCCAAACCGCCCGTGCTGGTGGAGGCGGTCGGGACGCAGATCATCGAACGCATCGACTGGGACCAGAGCACACTGACCCACGAGCCCCAGGTGCTCGGCCAGGCCGCGCACGTGTGGACCCGCACCTCGCTGCGGCCCGCCGACGTCGATGTCGCGGAGCTCTACGACGGGTTCACCATGAACTGCCTGTCCTGGATCGAGGCACTCGGGTTCTGCGGTATCGGTGAGGCCAAAGACTTTCTGGACGGCGGCAAGAACATTGCCCGTGACGGCGTGCTGCCGCTCAATACCCACGGCGGGCAGCTGTCGCACGGCCGCACCCACGGCATGGGCCTGGTACACGAGGCCGTCACCCAACTGCGCGGGGAGGCCGGTGCGCGCCAGGTCGCCGGCGCCCGCGTCGGTGTGGTCAGCAGCGGCGGGTTGACTCCGAGCGGCGTGATCCTGCTGCGAGCCGACCAATGAGCAGCCCGCCCCGCCCGCGGGTCGTCATCGCCGACGGCGTCCCGATGTCCGGCGTCATCACCGAGGCCGAAAGCCCGAAAGCGGTCGTCGTGGCCATCCATGGCGGCGGCACCACCGCCGTCTACTTCGACTGCCCCGGGCATCCCGAATTGTCTTTGCTGCGAATGGGTCCCACGCTGGGGTTCACGGTGATCGCCCTCGACAGACCGGGCCACGGTAGCTCGGCGCCTTACCCGGAGGCCGTGCAAACGCCGCAGCAACGCGTCGACCTCGCCTATGGCGCCGTCGACCGCATTCTGGGGCAGCGGCCACGCGGTGCGGGGTTGTTCTTGCTGGGCCATTCGGGCGGTTGCGAACTTGCGACGCGGATGGCGGCCGACGAGCAGCGCGGGCCCGCCCTGTTGGGCCTGGAACTCGGCGGCACCGGGCGGCGCTATCACGACGCCGCCAAAGAAATCATGAAAGCTGCTGCGATCAAGGAGCGTCCGCCCGGTACGCGGGAGTTGCTGTGGGAGCCGATGCGGCTCTACCCGCCCGACATTCTGCGCGGCATCACCAACTCGTCGGCATCACCGCCCTACGAACGGGATGTGGCACTGAACTGGCCGCACACCTACTTCCCTGAACTGGCGCCGTCGGTTCGGGTCCCGGTGCGATTCACCCTGGGCGAGCACGACCGGGTGTACCGCAGCGACGACGAGAATCTGTCCGAAATCGCCGAAATGTTCACCCAAGCACCACTTTTCACCGCCAACACGCAGCCCGATGCCGGGCATAATCTCAGCCTCGGCCTCAACGCCGCGGACTACCACCGCAAGGTGTTCGCGTTCGTGGACCAATGCGTGGCGGCGCGTTCGTCGGGTGACGCCGCGGAGGCCGGTTGATGCGCGTCGGATTCATCGGCTTGGGCAGCCAGGGCGCCCCAATGGCACGGCGGATCATCGACGCCGGTTTCCCGACCACGCTGTGGGCCCGCAGGCCCGAAACCCTCGAGCCATTCGCCGATACCCCGGCGCAGGCCGCCGAGTCACCGGCGGACCTCGCCGCCGCCAGCGATCTGGTTTGCGTGTGCGTTGTCAATGACGCCGACGTCGAGGAGATCGGTGGCAGGGTGTTGGCCGGACTGGCGCACGGCGGCATTATCGCGGTGCACAGCACCGTGCATCCGCAAACTTGTCGTGAGTTGGCCAAGAGGGCTGCATTACAGGGTGTTTCGGTCATCGACGCTCCGGTCAGCGGCGGTGGTCCGGCCGCGGCGAAGGGCCGCCTGCTGGTGATGGCCGGGGGCGATGCCGACGTTGTGCAACGCTGCCGCCCCGTCTTCGAGTCCTACGCCAACGCGGTGGTTCACCTCGGCGAGCTGGGTTCCGGGCAAACCGCCAAGCTGCTCAACAACCTGCTGTTCACCGCCAATCTGGGCACCGCGGCCACCGCACTCTCGCTGGCCAGGGCCTTGGGCGTCGCACCCGGGCGGCTCACCGAGGTCTTTGCCCGCAGCAGCGGTAACAGTTTTGCGCTCAACACCATTGGCGGCACCGACAATCTGGACCGGATGGCCGGACTCGCCGGCGGGCTGCTGCAGAAGGACGTCCGGCTCATCGCCGACCTGGCCGACGAGGCCGCCGCCCGGGCGGGAGTCGTGCTCGATGCGGCCGATGCCGCGCTGGCGCTCATGGAGTATCCGCGATGAACACCGGCGCGACGGTCGGATCATTTGCGGTGCGCCCCGACACCGCTACCGTTAGCGTTACAGTCAGTGATTCAGCTGTAGGTATTCCGGCTCCCAACTCAACGTCGAGGAGGTTGCAGTGACGACAGCCAAGGTCGTCTTCGACCCGTTTTCTGAAGACTTCTTCAACGGGGCATGGGACACGTACAAGCGGATGCAGGAAGAGGCGCCGGTCTACTACAGCGAGGAGTACGACTTCTACGCGCTGACCCGGCATGCGGACGTCGCTGCGGGACTGAAGAACTTCGAACTGTTCTCCTCCGCATACGGCATCGACTTGTCGATGGTGCGCACTGGGAAGCCGCCGGAGCAGAAGTCGATCATCTTCATGGATCCGCCCGACCACCGGCACATGCGCAGTCTGCTCAACAAAGTCTTCACCCCGCGCGCCATTCAAGCCCAGCGAGAGATGGTGGGCGAAAAGATCGACAAGTACCTCAGCAAGGTCGATCCCGACCGATTCGATGTGGTGCAGGACTTCTCCGGTCCGTTCCCCGTCGAGGTGATCACGACGATGCTGGGCGTCCCCGAGGAGCATGCCCAGCGAGTGCGGTACCTCATCGACGAGTCGCTGCACCGCGAGCCCGGACAGGTCGAGACCGGCGAGCGCGGCATGCAGGCCAACATCGAGACCTGGATGCTGTACTACGAGCTCCTGCAGCAGCGCCGCGCCGAACCGCGCGACGACCTGTTCACCAAGCTGATCAACGCCGAGATCGAACGCGAAGACGGCCAGATGACCAAACTGGACGACATTGAGATAGCCGGCTTCGCAACGCTATTGGGCGGCGCCGGCGCCGAGACCGTCACCAAGCTGGTCGGCAACGCACCGGTGGTGTTCGCACGGTTCCCCGACCAGTGGCAGAAGCTGCTCGAAGACCGCAGCAAGATCCCCGCCGCGGTCGAAGAGTTACTCAGATACGAGGCCCCCTCCCAGTACCAGGTTCGGTGCTCGACGAGAGAATTCGAGCTGCATGGTGTGACGATTCCCGCCATGAAACCGGTGTTCCTGATCAACGGCGCGGCCAACCGTGACCCCGCCGCCTGGACGAATCCCGACCAATTCGACATCGACCGCGACCGACACGAGGCCCTGAACCTCAGCTTCGGTTACGGGATCCACAGCTGCCTCGGCGCCGCACTGGCTCGCATGGAAAGCGCGATCGCCTTGGAGAAGCTACTGGACTTCATGCCGCGCTACGAGGTGGACTGGGAGAACTGCACCCGCGTGCAGATGCAGAACGTGGCAGGCTGGAAAAACGTACCCGTCAAAGTTATTCGGTAGGTATTGCGATGAAAATTGAAGTCGACTGGGACCTCTGCGAAAGCAACGGGGTGTGCATGGGCATCATCCCCGAAGTCTTCCTCCTCGACGACCAAGACATGCTGCACGTGCTTCAGCCCGAAGTGACCCCGGAGAACGAGGAACTCGTGCGCGATGCCGTGCGGCAATGCCCCCGGCAGGCCATCTCCATTCAGGAGTAGAACCCTTCCCCGCGAGCAGACGTAAAGTTGCCCAAAATCGTTGTTTTTTAGGCGATTTTGCGTCTGCTCAGCACGGAGAAAAGGTCAGGTCTCCTTGATGGCTTGCTCCGGACAGCACGCGATGGCCTCGCGGGTGGCCTCCTCCAATTCCGTTGGCACCTCGGAAGTTATCGCCTCCGCGTAGCCGTCATCGGTCAGGTTGAAGACCTCCGGGCACAGTGTCAGGCACATGCCGTGCCCGCGACAGACCCCATCGTCAACCCGCACCTTCATGCCGGTGTGAACTCCAGGTGCAATTCGGTGAGCCCGCGCAGTATGTAGGTCGGAACATATTGGTAGCGGCGGTCATTGGCCGGGCCGTGTACCGTCTCATCGATCCTGATGTCGGAGGTTCGGTCGAGTAGCCGTTCGATTGCCACCCTGGTTTCCGCGCGCGCCAACGGGGCGCCGGGGCAACTGTGGATGCCCCGTCCGAACGAAATGTGCTGACGGGCGTTCTTGCGTCCCGGGTCGAACGTGGCGGGTTCTTCGAACCGGCGCGGATCCCGGTTGGCCGCGGCCTGCACCACCATGACGGTAGTGCCGGCCGGCAGGTCGACACCGCCGACGTTGACGGGCACCCGGTTCATCCGGAAGTCGCCCTTGACCGGGCTTTCTATGCGCAGCGACTCCTCGATGAAGTTGGGGATCAGGCTGCGGTCCCTGCGCAGCTGCGCTTGGAGGTCGGGACGTTCACCCAAGATCTGCAGGGAGGCGCCAAGTAGCCGCACGGTGGTCTCCTGGCCCGCGGAGAAGACGTTGCTGGCCACCCGTGCCACGTCTTCGACGTCGGGGATCGAGCCGTCGGGATAGGTGGCGGTCGCCAGGCCGGTCAGCACGTCGTCGCGCGGCGCACTCCGACGGTCCCGGACATAGTCGGAAAACAGACCGTAGAGGAACGCCAGCGGGCTGTGCGCCAGCGCTTTGTCGCCGGTACCGCCGATGCCGCCGCCTGAGTGCTCCCGGATGCCCTTGACGAACTTGTCGCGGTCCTCCATCGGCACGCCCAGCAGGTCGGCGATGACCAGCAGCGTGAACGGCCCCGCGAAACCCTTGATCCACTCGCCCTTTCCCGGTGCCAGGAACTCATCCAGCACTTGATCGGCGAGCGCCCACATGGCGTCCTCGTTCTCCTTGAGGCGCTTGGGCGTTATCAGGCGCATCAGCAGGGACCGGTGGTTGGTGTGGGTCGGCGGGTCCAGGGTGGGCAGCTGATCGCTGAAGGGCAACTCGTCGCGATGCTGCTCGATCAGTTCGGTGATGTCCGAGTCGCCCAACCCCTCGAGCGATACCGGAAAGCCGGGGAATGGCCCGGTCACCGAGATGCACGAAGACCACGTTTGGGCATCGTTCAACACCGCGCAGGCCTCATCCCAGCCGGTGATCATGGTGACGCCGTGATGGTTTTCCTTGGCCACCGGACACTGCTGGCGCAACGCCTCGTAGTAGGGATACGGGTCCTGGACGAGCCGACTATCGCGGAAGAAGTCCATTTCGGCGTAGTCGTTCACCATCTCAAGCTCCATTCGGATCTCATCTGATGAGAATCAGCCTCTCATGGTTGAGTATCAGATTTCCACACGGTCTATGCATCGTCAAACGTGGGGTGCGGCGCCCGGTCGCATGCCCCGCCGCCCACTGTGAAAGATGCGGCGCGTCACGCTGAATCTGTGTCGCCATATTCACTTTCGGCGGCGCACACACCGGCCCCGCCGCCTAGGCGGGCACCAGGTCAGCGGCGACCGACGGGTACGCCATCAGCCCGCTCCGGAAGGTCTCGCTCGGCCCGACCGCGGTCTCCGCTCCCGCGGCGGCCAGCGCCCGAGCCTTGAACATCTGCGCGGCCATGCTCAACCGGTGTTGGACCAAACCGACGCTGTCATCGAGTTCGGCCGGCCACCGCTGCCCCCACAGCGTGACCTCGGTGACGCCATTGTCGAGCGCCTGCAACACCCCGGTACGCACCCGCGGATCGGAACCCAGCAGGTCGGCCGCGGCCGCTAGTGCCTGCGGCTTGGGACGGGCGCCCACCGAGGCCAGCGCGACCTCCAGGTCGAGCGTCCTGGCGCCGAGGATGTGCAGCGGGCGGTCGTCGGGATGATCGGTGAGCAGCACCGTGACGTCCCAACCCGCCATCGCCCGGTCGAAGAGCCATCCGCCGGCAAACGCGACCACGTCGACCACGCTGGACGCGACGACGTCGAGGCGGTATCGCATGTCGTGCGCTACCTCGTGTTCTGCGTCGTGTCCTGGGGGGCGAAGTCGCGCGCCAGCGCCTCCGCGTACTCCTTGAACACCTCGGTCAGCGGGATCGAAGGATCGAGCAACCATGTCATTTCCATTCCGTGGATGAAGGCGAGGATTTCCACAGCCTTGATGTCGGGGTCTATGTCGTGGCGAAAACGGCCGGCGGCCTGACCGCGACGGATGCCGTCGGCAACGATCTGGGCCGCGTCACGCTGCCGGGTGACCAAGCGGTCGTGCAGCGGAGCGTCGGGGGCGATGTTCTCCACCAGCAGCACCGTGAAGGTGCCCACCAGTTCGGGGGCTCGGTTGAAGCGGTCGGCAACCTGGGCGATCTCGCCGATCAGATCGCCGCCCCGGTCGGCGTGCGTCTCGTCGTCGAGGTCGCGCGCGTCCAGCACGGCGTGCAGCAACTGCTCCTTGGACTCGAAATGATGCAACAGGCCCGCCGGGGAGACGCCGGCTTCGCGAGCGATCTGCGCCAGCGTCGTACTGCGCCAGCCGTTGCGCGACAACAACCGCTGGGCGACCTCAAGGATCCGCTGTTTGCGGTCCTCGCCCTTGGCGAGAAGCGTGTCGTACGGCCGTGCGTCGGGCACCGCACTCCTAAGGGGCTGGGCTGGCGGCTGCAAAACCTACTGAACACACAGTAGGTTGGTTTGCGGGCCTCCACAAGAGGTCCGCGCCTACGTCGTCTTAAGACGCCAACTCGACCAGCGTGGCGTTGGCCGTGCCCCCGC
Protein-coding regions in this window:
- a CDS encoding alpha/beta hydrolase, whose amino-acid sequence is MSSPPRPRVVIADGVPMSGVITEAESPKAVVVAIHGGGTTAVYFDCPGHPELSLLRMGPTLGFTVIALDRPGHGSSAPYPEAVQTPQQRVDLAYGAVDRILGQRPRGAGLFLLGHSGGCELATRMAADEQRGPALLGLELGGTGRRYHDAAKEIMKAAAIKERPPGTRELLWEPMRLYPPDILRGITNSSASPPYERDVALNWPHTYFPELAPSVRVPVRFTLGEHDRVYRSDDENLSEIAEMFTQAPLFTANTQPDAGHNLSLGLNAADYHRKVFAFVDQCVAARSSGDAAEAG
- a CDS encoding NAD(P)-dependent oxidoreductase, which translates into the protein MRVGFIGLGSQGAPMARRIIDAGFPTTLWARRPETLEPFADTPAQAAESPADLAAASDLVCVCVVNDADVEEIGGRVLAGLAHGGIIAVHSTVHPQTCRELAKRAALQGVSVIDAPVSGGGPAAAKGRLLVMAGGDADVVQRCRPVFESYANAVVHLGELGSGQTAKLLNNLLFTANLGTAATALSLARALGVAPGRLTEVFARSSGNSFALNTIGGTDNLDRMAGLAGGLLQKDVRLIADLADEAAARAGVVLDAADAALALMEYPR
- a CDS encoding cytochrome P450 encodes the protein MTTAKVVFDPFSEDFFNGAWDTYKRMQEEAPVYYSEEYDFYALTRHADVAAGLKNFELFSSAYGIDLSMVRTGKPPEQKSIIFMDPPDHRHMRSLLNKVFTPRAIQAQREMVGEKIDKYLSKVDPDRFDVVQDFSGPFPVEVITTMLGVPEEHAQRVRYLIDESLHREPGQVETGERGMQANIETWMLYYELLQQRRAEPRDDLFTKLINAEIEREDGQMTKLDDIEIAGFATLLGGAGAETVTKLVGNAPVVFARFPDQWQKLLEDRSKIPAAVEELLRYEAPSQYQVRCSTREFELHGVTIPAMKPVFLINGAANRDPAAWTNPDQFDIDRDRHEALNLSFGYGIHSCLGAALARMESAIALEKLLDFMPRYEVDWENCTRVQMQNVAGWKNVPVKVIR
- a CDS encoding ferredoxin: MKIEVDWDLCESNGVCMGIIPEVFLLDDQDMLHVLQPEVTPENEELVRDAVRQCPRQAISIQE
- a CDS encoding ferredoxin, which produces MKVRVDDGVCRGHGMCLTLCPEVFNLTDDGYAEAITSEVPTELEEATREAIACCPEQAIKET
- a CDS encoding cytochrome P450, producing MVNDYAEMDFFRDSRLVQDPYPYYEALRQQCPVAKENHHGVTMITGWDEACAVLNDAQTWSSCISVTGPFPGFPVSLEGLGDSDITELIEQHRDELPFSDQLPTLDPPTHTNHRSLLMRLITPKRLKENEDAMWALADQVLDEFLAPGKGEWIKGFAGPFTLLVIADLLGVPMEDRDKFVKGIREHSGGGIGGTGDKALAHSPLAFLYGLFSDYVRDRRSAPRDDVLTGLATATYPDGSIPDVEDVARVASNVFSAGQETTVRLLGASLQILGERPDLQAQLRRDRSLIPNFIEESLRIESPVKGDFRMNRVPVNVGGVDLPAGTTVMVVQAAANRDPRRFEEPATFDPGRKNARQHISFGRGIHSCPGAPLARAETRVAIERLLDRTSDIRIDETVHGPANDRRYQYVPTYILRGLTELHLEFTPA
- a CDS encoding TetR/AcrR family transcriptional regulator, producing the protein MPDARPYDTLLAKGEDRKQRILEVAQRLLSRNGWRSTTLAQIAREAGVSPAGLLHHFESKEQLLHAVLDARDLDDETHADRGGDLIGEIAQVADRFNRAPELVGTFTVLLVENIAPDAPLHDRLVTRQRDAAQIVADGIRRGQAAGRFRHDIDPDIKAVEILAFIHGMEMTWLLDPSIPLTEVFKEYAEALARDFAPQDTTQNTR